TTACCATCTTTGGAAAGCTTTTTATCACCATTATTCCCTTTGGAAACATTGCCTTCAGGATGAATATTTTATCTGCATTATTTGCCTCCCTTTGTGTAATGATGACATATTTTATCACCTTAAAACTGAGCACCAGAGCACCAGAGCAGCCTACTAGCACCAGAATAATTCCAGGTATTGTTGCCTCTCTGACCCTTGCCTTTTCCTCTACATTTTGGGAACAGGCTGTCCTTGCCGAGAAATATACCCTAAATGCCCTCTTTGCCACCTTAATTATCTTTATCCTCCTTAAATGGCAAGACTCCCGACTCCCGACTCCCGACTCCCGACTTCTTTATTTGTTTTCTTTTGTCTTGGGTTTATCCTTTACCCACCATATGCAGACATCATTTCTTTTACCGGCAAGCATTTTCTTTATCCTGGCTGTTTCTTGGAAAAACAAAAAAAGGCTCAAGGCTTCTGGCTTTTGGCTCAAAACTTTTTCATTCCGCACTCCGCACTCCCCATTCCGCATTTTCATAAAATCTTTACCACAATTTTGCATTTTGCATTTTGCATTTTGCATTTTTTTATTTATCTTGCCCCTTACTTTGTGGGCT
The sequence above is a segment of the bacterium genome. Coding sequences within it:
- a CDS encoding DUF2723 domain-containing protein, translating into MVSAAYLLGIPHPTGYPLFTIFGKLFITIIPFGNIAFRMNILSALFASLCVMMTYFITLKLSTRAPEQPTSTRIIPGIVASLTLAFSSTFWEQAVLAEKYTLNALFATLIIFILLKWQDSRLPTPDSRLLYLFSFVLGLSFTHHMQTSFLLPASIFFILAVSWKNKKRLKASGFWLKTFSFRTPHSPFRIFIKSLPQFCILHFAFCIFLFILPLTLWA